Within Mongoliitalea daihaiensis, the genomic segment AAAAACTAATCGTAGCTATTGACGGGCAAGTGTACAAAGGCGGAGGTAAAAAATTCCTCTTATTTTTACCTGAGGGGGAGTTACATGAAATTTCCATCCTATTTGCTTGTTATTTAATCAAATTAAGTGGACACAAAGTACTCTACTTGGGTCAAAGCACGCCAAGTGAAGATCTGTTCTCTGTTTACAAATTACACAAGCCAGAGTTTTTGATGACAGTGATTACTACATCACCTTCTACAGAATTTGTCCAAAACTACGTGGACAATCTTGCAGAAAACTTCCCGCAGTCCACTATCATTGTATCAGGTTATCAGGTAGTGGGTCAAGATTTTAAATTCCCTAAAAATGTAACACCGCTATACTATCTACGCAGTCTAAAGGAATATTTGCAAGAAATCAATCAGGTACTTCAAGAGAAATAGTTGAAATAATTAAACAAAAGATTAAACAAGACGGATTTTTTTAAATCCGTTTTTTTTTGATCTAAACCGTCTTTAAACGTGTATAAATGGACATAATAAGCGATTACCACTTCAAAAATCTTACTTTTGTTTAAGTTTTTTTAAATTTTATTAGACAAAATGTTTGGAAGTTGTTTAAGTTTCACTACATTTGATTAAACAAAATGATAGAAGCCATGACAACTCTAGAATTCAGTTACTCGTTAAACAAATTATCAAGTTCTTTGAAGCCTTTCGCTCTCAAACTTACCAGAGATACAGATGATGCAAACGATTTGCTTCAGGACACAATGGTAAAGGCATTTACTAATAAAGATAAGTTTACGGAAGGGACAAATCTTAAGGCATGGTTGTACACCATTATGAAAAATACTTTTATTACCAACTATCAACGAATGGTAAGAAGAGGTACTTTTGTAGATACTACTGATAACCTTCATTACTTGAATTCAGGTGATACCTTGGTAGAGAATAATGCATATGGTGACTTCACTATGGATGACATTTACAGCGCCATTGAAAAACTAGATGATGTTTACAAAGTTCCATTCATGATGCATTACAAGGGTTTTAAATATCATGAAATTGCCGAAAAATTAAACATTCCAATAGGAACTGTTAAAAATAGAATACATATTGCTAGAAAACTGTTGAAAGAAGATTTACACGTGTATCAACACAAAAATTGATTTTATGTCTAAAAAAAATGTAGTTGTGATAGGTTCAGGATTTGCAGGACTATCAGCAGCAACTCATTTGGCACACAACGGATACCAAGTTACCTTATTAGAAAAAAATACAACCCCCGGTGGTAGAGCTCGCAAGTTCGAATCCGAGGGTTTTGTCTTTGATATGGGGCCAAGTTGGTATTGGATGCCAGATGTATTTGAAAGTTACTTTGCAAATTTCGGCAAAAAGCCCTCAGATTATTATACGCTCAAAAGACTAGACCCATCCTATACTGTAGTATTTGGCGAAAATGACTTTTTGGATATCCCTGCGGATCTTAACGAATTCAGAACTATGCTCGAACGCATCGAGCCTGGCGTCGGCCCTAAGCTGGATGAGTTTTTAAAACAAGCCGCATATAAATATGAGGTTGGTATTAAGGACTTGGTCTATAGACCAAGCAGAAGTCTTTTGGAATTTGCCAGTCCCGCATTATTAGCGGATATGCTTCGAATGGACATTTTTCAGTCCATGTCCAAGCACGTAAGAAAATTCTTTAAAGAGGATAAAATTATCCGTCTGATGGAGTTTCCTGTTCTGTTTTTGGGAGAAACAGCCGATAATATCCCAGCGCTCTATTCCTTGATGAACTATGCTGATATTGCTTTAGGAACGTGGTATCCTGATGGAGGCATGCATAAAATCATTGAAGGGATGGTGGCTTTGGCAGAAGAAAAAGGGGTTGTATTCCAATACGATGCAGAGGTTGTTTCCTTGGAAGTAACTAATGGTGTGACAACTGGAGTACTAACCAAGAATGGAAAAAAATATGCAGCAGATGTAGTGGTAGCTGGTGCAGACTACCACCACATAGATCAACACGTATTGGCTCCTGAATACAGAAACTACGATGCCAAATACTGGGATAAAAGAGTTATGGCCCCTGGGAGTTTATTGTTTTACCTCGGTGTCAACAAAAAGCTAAAGAACTTAAGACATCACAACCTTTTCTTTGATGAGCCTTTAGGGCCACATGCAGATGCCATTTATACAAATCCAAGATGGCCAGAAAAACCTTTGTTTTATGCTTCCGTTCCATCTATATCAGATGCAACAGTAGCTCCGGAAGGTATGGAAAACCTATTTTTATTGGTACCTCTTGCTCCTGATTTGGATGATTCAGAAGAAATGCGTGAAAAATACTATGATATTATCATGGACAGGCTAGAGAAATTGACTGGCCAAAATGTACGAGATCATGTCATATACAAGCGATCCTATGCCCACAAGGACTTTAAAAGTGACTACCATGCATTCAAAGGAAATGCCTATGGACTTGCCAATACGCTTTTCCAAACGGCCATATTAAAACCTTCTTTGAAGAATAAGAAAATCAGAAATCTATATTACACCGGTCAGTTAACTGTACCAGGCCCAGGAGTTCCTCCTTCACTGATCAGCGGACATGTTGTCTCAAAAGAAGTGATGAAAGAAAACAAATTATAAACTAATTGGTATATTGAGGGTATGGATGCTAAAAAACTCTACGATGATACAACTTTCGAGTGCAGTAAACTGATCACACAACGGTATAGCACCAGCTTCACCTTGGGTATCAAAACCCTCGACAAAAAGTTTCATCTTCCCATTTATGCCATTTATGGCTTTGTCAGGTACGCTGATGAAATCGTGGATACATTTCACGATCAGGATAAAAAGTCTTTACTGGCAGACTTTAAAAAAGACACCTATGAATCCATAGCAAAAGGTATCTCTCTCAATCCTGTACTTCATGCTTTTCAATTGATTGTCAATCAATATCAAATTGATTTAGATTTGATCGAGGCATTTTTGAAAAGTATGGAGATGGATTTGGACTTTAAAACCTACAATGACTCTAAGTACAATGAATACATCTATGGTTCTGCCGAAGTAGTTGGATTGATGTGCCTGAAAGTATTTGTAGAAGGAGATCAGAGCGAATACCTGCGCCTTCGGGAACCCGCTTGCAAGCTGGGAGCTGCTTTTCAAAAAGTCAATTTCCTAAGAGATATCAAGAGTGATTACGAAGAACGTGGCCGAGTCTATTTCCCTGGAGTAGACTTTATGTCATTCGACAAATCTGCCAAGGTTTTAATAGAAGAGGATATACAGAAAGATTTTGATGAAGCTCTTATTGGCATTAACCAACTACCAAAAGGAGCCAAATTGGGAGTGAAAGTGGCGTATCTGTACTACCAAAAACTGTTTGACAAAATCAAGGGTTTGCCTGCCGAAACCATTACACACGAAAGAATCCGTATTCCAAACACCAAAAAGATTTCTCTATTGATCGGAACCTATTTTGGGATGAAATTAGGTTTTAGTTAAAATTCTTAGGATACATTAATTATATTTGAGTTAACAGATTGAAAAACAATTTTCAAATATCCAAAGTTTCTAGCATATGATGAATTTGCGTGTGTATATAGACCAACATTCGGGCTTTTGCTTTGGCGTTGTTTATGCAATTGAAATGGCCGAAGAAATACTAGAAGAACAGGGATACTTGTACTGCTTAGGAGATATCGTCCATAATGATGAGGAAGTTAATAGACTTACCAATAAAGGTCTTAGGATCATTGACCATGATCAGCTCCGAAACTTGCGGGATGAAAAAGTATTGATTCGCGCACACGGTGAACCTCCATCTACCTATGAGCTTGCCATCCACAATAACCTCACTTTGATTGATGCGAGTTGTCCTGTGGTTTTGAAACTACAAAACAGAATCAAAAACTCTTACGATAAAGACGAGACGATTTATATTTACGGCAAGCATGGACATGCAGAAGTTATTGGCCTGCTCGGTCAGACAAGCAACAATGCTGTAGTTTTCCAAGACATCAGTGAATTAGACTTGGATGCTTTACCAAAAAATCTGACACTTTACAGTCAGACCACCAAAAGCACGGATAAATTTTACGAAATCAATCAAATCCTTCGTGAAAAAGGTATCACAGTCAATACCAATGATACCATTTGCCGCCAAGTTTCCAATAGAGACAAAGAATTAAGAGATTTTGCAGATAAATTTGATAAAATCGTTTTTGTCAGTGGCACTAAGTCCTCCAACGGAAAAGTGCTTTACAACGTATGTAAAGATAAAAACCCCAATACTTATTTTGTATCCAACTCCGACCAAGTTGATAAAGCTTGGTTTAACGAAAATGATACAGTGGGTATATGTGGGGCTACATCTACACCCATGTGGTTAATGGAAGAAGTCAAAAACAGATTGCAGACTTTCTGAAATCACCGCAGTACAACCAAAATATGTCCTCTTTAGCAACTCAAACTTCCGATTCCATTGGCTCTAAAGGAACGGCAATAGCCCTATCCATTATTTTTTCATGGGCAATATTGCTGGTCATCTTACTGCGTTGGGAGTTTTCCTGGGACAATCCCTTAGTTTATGTTGCAGTCCTGTTACAAATGCACTTGTACACCGGCTTATTTATTACTGCCCACGATGCGATGCACGGTGTAGTATCTCCTCATAAAAAATTAAATCATACGCTGGGTTGGATTTCGGCAATCCTTTTTTCCTATAACTTTTACTGGAAACTTTTCCCAAAACATCATGAACACCATCGCTACGTTGCTACTGACAAAGACCCTGATTATCACGCTTCCGGTAATTTCTTTATTTGGTACCTAAGCTTTATCAGACAGTACGTAACTGTATGGCAAGTCTTATTGATGGCTATAACCTTCAATATTCTCAAGCTCTTCTTACCTACAGAAAACCTCATTGTTTTTTGGATGGTCCCTGCTATTCTTTCTACCTTACAATTATTCTATTTCGGAACATACATCCCGCACAAAGGAGCGTCTGATAACAAACATCACTCCCGTTCCCAATCAAAAAATCATCTGTGGGCATTTATTTCCTGTTACTTTTTTGGTTACCATTTTGAGCATCATGATTCACCAGGAACTCCTTGGTGGAGACTATGGAAAATCAAAGAAAATAACCAGTAGTCACTTAACTGCTAAAAAACGCAAAATAATCCCTCTTTAACTGAACAATTATTTGGTAGAAAACATTTAGCATATGTTAGAAAGCTAAACCAATGAAACGTTCATTTACAATTTTAATCTGTTTATTGATGTCACTGTCTGTTTTCGCCCAACAAGGTGCAGAAATCAGAGGTCGCGTATTCAATCCTGTCAATAATGAAGGGATTCCCTTTGCCAATGTAATCATTCTAGGCACCGACTACGGTGCAGTTACTGACATTGATGGTAACTATGTTTTATCAAACATTGAGCCCGGACTCTATAACATTCGCGCAAGCTTTGTTGGCTACCGATCGCAAACGCAGTTCGAAATCCAAGTTACACGTGCCAGAGCTGTACAATTAAACTTTGAGCTTAGAGAAGAAGCATCGGATTTGACTGAGGTTACTGTGAATGCAGATTTTACGCGTTCGGATGAAACCCCCATTTCAGTAAGAAGACTCAATACCAATGAAATCGAACGATACCCTGGTGGTAACCGAGATATTAGTCGTGTAATCCAATCCCTCCCAGGTGTGGCTAGCACAGCAGCCTTCAGGAATGATATCATCATCAGAGGTGGTGCGCCCAACGAAAATAAATTCTTTATTGATGATATCGAAGTACCTGTCATCAACCACTTTGCCACTCAAGGTTCTTCTGGTGGACCCGTCGGTATCCTCAATGTAAACCTCATAAAAAATGTAGATGTTATCACTGGTGGATTCCCCGCTGATCGGATGAATTCACTCAGTTCATTCTTCAATTTCGAGCTGAAAGAAGGAAGAAGTGATAAAATGTTTACCCAGATGACCATAGGTGCTAGTGAATTTACGGTCTCCAATGAGGGTCCTATTGGCGAAAAAACCACCTATTTGATATCAGCCAGAAGGTCCTACTTGCAGTTTTTATTCAGAGCAATTGGACTCCCATTTCTTCCCGATTTTTATGACTTCCAAGTGAAAACTGTCACCAAAATCAATGACAAAACCGAACTCACATTCCTTGGTGTAGGAGCGATCGATTTATTTTCATTGAACTTTGATGAGCCACGCAATGAAACTGTGGAAGAACGTGAAAACAGATTATTCTTGCTAGATAATCTACCTATTTCCACACAATGGAACTATGCTACTGGCTTACGCTTAAAAAGATTTCGTGAAAATGGATTTTGGACTTTTGTTTTGAGCAGAAACATGCTCAATAACCGTTCTTTCAAATACGCAGGAAATGATGAATCCATGCGGGAAAATTTATTGTTTGACTATTTGTCTCAAGAAAGCGAAAATAAATTCCGCGCTGAAAACTCCATTTTTAAAGGTTCTTTAACCTTAAAATATGGCGTAAACTATGAATTTTCTCGATTCACCATTAGTAATTTTGACCGACAGACCCTTGCGCCCATTGGACAGGTGATCGATGTTAGCAGTAAATCACTCTTTCATAGTTATGGGGCTTTTGTATCGGCTAGCAAAAACTATTTGAATGAACGCCTATTGATTTCGGGAGGAGTTCGGATAGATGGGTCTGACTTTGGACAAACTGCTCAAAATCCCTTGAATCAAATCAGCCCACGTATCAGTGTTTCGTATCAACTAAAGCCCAATCTTTTTTGGACCTCCAATGCTGGTATTTATTATCAAAGACCCCCATACACAGCTTTAGGGTTTAGAAACAACGAGGGAGTACTAATCAATCAAGAAAATAATATCCAATTTATTCGCTCCTCACAATTAATTACAGGCATAGAAAAAGTAATTCCAGAGAAGAGTAGAAGATTCAGCATGGAGGCTTTTTACAAGCATTACAACAATTACCCTTCTTCTGTATTGAATGGAATAGCACTCGCAAATCTAGGGGCAGACTTTGGAGTGATTGGCAACGAAGAGGTCCGATCCGATGCTGAAGGCAGAGCATATGGATTGGAGTTTTTGGCGCAGCAACGATTCTTTAACAATTTCTATGGTATCGGTTCTCTAACCTTGGTACGAAGCGAATTTACCAATCCAAATACAGAAGGTTTTATACCATCGGCTTGGGATAACCGTTTCATTGTGAGTTTGACTGCCGGCAAACGATTTGGTAAAAACTGGGAAATTGGAGCTAGATGGAGATTCCTAGGTGGTACGCCTTACACGCCAATTGATGTGGAAACCTCTTCATTGATTGAAGTTTGGGATTTGAGAGGATTACCAGTGCTGGATTTTTCACAAATCAATGCTCTTCGATTGAGGTCTTTCCATCAGTTGGACCTTCGGATTGATAAGCGTTACTTTTTTGACAAGTGGAACCTGAATTGGTATTTTGATATTCAAAATGCTTATAACTTCCTTGCCGAACAACCTCCGCTGCTTATCCCCACACGAAACACAGATGGCAGTTTGCAGGTTAATCCAAACGATCCCACAAGATATAACATGAGACTTGTAGACAATCCCGCAGGTACTATTTTACCTACTGTAGGTTTGATTGTAGAGTTTTAAACAGTCTCAGGATTTATCACCTTTATTTAACTAACTTTGTCCCCATGAAAATTTGGTTGTTTTCTTGGGGACTTTTTTTCTTCAGCATTCCTGAGCTCTTTTCACAAGAACTTGATTCAATTCCTGACACAAAAAGGCCAGTCATCGAACAAGTGTTTGATTTTGGGGATCAGGTGATCAATTTTATTTCAGGAGAAAAATGGACCATCATTCCTGCCGTGGTATATAGTCCTGAAACCAGTTTGGGGCTTGGTGCCCGGGCTTTGCGAATTTTTAGGAGTAAGGAAAATCCAAACTTACGGCCTTCAACTCTCCCGATCACATTTTTATATACGCTCAATAATCAACAAATATTGACAACTGAATTAGAGTGGTGGGCCAATGATAATAAATCCTACACCAATGCCCGAATAGAACTCTCCAATTTCCCATTCAAATATTTCGGCATTGGCAATCATCCATTATCGGGAACGGGCGAATCTTACACCACTCAATATGCCTCGTTCCATGTCAATTATGAGCATATGCTTTTGAAGGGAATTTATTTAGGCCCTCGATACGAATTTCGGGTTGACCGTATTTCCAACCGACTGGATAATGGCCTTCTGGAGACAGAAAGACCAATAGGATTTGATGGGCAGCTGCTATCCGGCTTGGGATTAGTCCTTAACCATGACACGAGGGATAATATCTTTCAACCAGAGAAAGGCTGGTTTAACCGGGTATCTTGGATGCAGTTTTCACAAAGTCTAGGAAGTAGGGTTAACTTTAGTCAAGTGACCTTGGATGCTAGGAAATACATCACCATTAAGCCTCAGCAGGTGTTGGCAGTTCAATCGTGGTGGAGTTTTACTCAGGGCGATGCCCCTTTTCAAAACATCTCATTGATCGGAGGAAGTGAGCGTATGCGAGGCTATTTTGAAGGGAGGTTTCGTGATCGTCATGGTATGGTTCAGCAAGCAGAATACCGCTTTCGTATTCATCGAAATTTGGGGATGGTAGCTTTTGTCCATGCTGGCCAAGTAGCATCTAGTCTAAAAGATTTTTCAAAAAATCAGTTTCGCTATGGAGCGGGAATTGGCTTTCGATACCGTTTGACCCCAGATGGTTTAAATATTCGCTTAGACATCGCAGTGGGCGATCAACGTGCATTTTACTTTGGTTTGAATGAGGTGATTTAATGAAAAGGCTATTAGATTTCCATACCCACCAATCCCCAAATCCCACACGTCTATATAATTTGGATACTCCCCATCCATTGGACTATCCTTTTTCAGTGGGTATCCATCCATGGAAATTAGACGAATCATGGGCAAAGCAATTGGACGAACTAACTCCCCTACTGGAGCACCCTCGCGTTTTTGCTCTTGGAGAAATTGGCTTCGATAGGTTGAAAGGTCCAGCTACTGAAATACAGCAAGCTGCTTTTCAGACCCAAGCAGACTTAGCCAAGTACCACAAGCTACTAATCATCCTCCACTGTGTGAAAGGATTTCATCTTTTGCAAGCTTACCTAAAACGGAATCCTGACAGCGCTCCCATCATTTGGCATGGCTGGAATTTAAAAATAGAACTAGCACAAAGTCTTTTGACTTATCCCGTTTATTTTTCTTTTGGAAAACATCTTCTACTTGAGAAATCTCATGCCCAACAATGGCTCCAAAAATGTCCAAAAGATAAAATTTTTTTCGAGACTGATGATTCTGATCTATCGATAGAATCGATTTATGCGCAAGCTTCTGTACTTTTGGGCTGTTCAATTGAACAATTAAGCGCATTGACGCATTCTAATTGGAAAAAAATCTCAAATAAACAGTGGTATGAATGATTTTGCATGGTTGTCCCGAACGGAACTAATCGTGGGTAGAAGTGGCTTAGAGAAATTAGCATCAAAACATGTACTCGTGGTCGGGCTTGGAGGAGTAGGCTCCTTTGCTGCTGAATTTATCTGTCGTTCAGGAATAGGAGAAATGACGATCATTGACGGAGATACGGTGGATGTGTCCAACTGCAATAGACAACTACCCGCAACTCAAAAAAATGTAGGCCAATCAAAAGCCGAATGGATGGAAGAGCGCCTGCTATCTATCAATCCAAACTTAAAAATACATGTGATCAAGGAATTTTTAAATCCTGAACCCATGAATGAACTTTTGGAAAAGCATACATTCGATTATGTGGTAGATTGTATAGACAGTATTACACCCAAACTTGTCCTGATTCAAAGCGCCATCAACAAAGGCTATCCAGTAGTAAGCTCCATGGGAGCAGGAGGAAAAGTAGATCCTACCAAAGTCAGAATAGCACCTATTGAAGATACTTATAACTGCAAGTTAGCAAGATACGTACGCAAATACCTGAAAAGAATGGGGATCAAAAACGGCTTTAAAGCTGTTTTTTCCGAGGAGCTGCCCATGAAAGAAAGTTTGATGCTAACCGATGGGAAAAACTATAAAAAATCAGCTTATGGAACTATGTCTTTCTTACCTGCTGCATTTGGGTGTAGCTGTGCTTCTGTAGTGGTCAATGACTTACTTGCGAGCTAATCCAAAAAAAGAGGCTGTCTCATAAGTCAATACTTTCAACTATTGCTCAAAATTAATTTGGCATTCATGCAGAGGAACCTAGTGTCTTAGAGCCTTCGTGGAATATTTAGCCACAAAGACTCTAAGTCACAAATGGATAGATTCTTAAACAGAATTTTATTTGGGAGAAAATTCTGAAAATCTATTTATAAATAGCCTCTTTTTTGTTATCCTTTCATCAAGGCATTGTATCTTTTTTCTACTACGGACCAATCAATGATATTCCAAAAAGCGGAAACATAGTCCGGCCTTCTATTTTGATAATTTAAGTAGTATGCATGTTCCCATACATCAATACCTAACAAAGGGATCCCTTGAATATCGGAAACATCCATTAGCGGATTGTCTTGATTCGGTGTAGAACCCA encodes:
- a CDS encoding tRNA threonylcarbamoyladenosine dehydratase, with product MNDFAWLSRTELIVGRSGLEKLASKHVLVVGLGGVGSFAAEFICRSGIGEMTIIDGDTVDVSNCNRQLPATQKNVGQSKAEWMEERLLSINPNLKIHVIKEFLNPEPMNELLEKHTFDYVVDCIDSITPKLVLIQSAINKGYPVVSSMGAGGKVDPTKVRIAPIEDTYNCKLARYVRKYLKRMGIKNGFKAVFSEELPMKESLMLTDGKNYKKSAYGTMSFLPAAFGCSCASVVVNDLLAS
- a CDS encoding fatty acid desaturase, producing the protein MSSLATQTSDSIGSKGTAIALSIIFSWAILLVILLRWEFSWDNPLVYVAVLLQMHLYTGLFITAHDAMHGVVSPHKKLNHTLGWISAILFSYNFYWKLFPKHHEHHRYVATDKDPDYHASGNFFIWYLSFIRQYVTVWQVLLMAITFNILKLFLPTENLIVFWMVPAILSTLQLFYFGTYIPHKGASDNKHHSRSQSKNHLWAFISCYFFGYHFEHHDSPGTPWWRLWKIKENNQ
- a CDS encoding BamA/TamA family outer membrane protein, with protein sequence MKIWLFSWGLFFFSIPELFSQELDSIPDTKRPVIEQVFDFGDQVINFISGEKWTIIPAVVYSPETSLGLGARALRIFRSKENPNLRPSTLPITFLYTLNNQQILTTELEWWANDNKSYTNARIELSNFPFKYFGIGNHPLSGTGESYTTQYASFHVNYEHMLLKGIYLGPRYEFRVDRISNRLDNGLLETERPIGFDGQLLSGLGLVLNHDTRDNIFQPEKGWFNRVSWMQFSQSLGSRVNFSQVTLDARKYITIKPQQVLAVQSWWSFTQGDAPFQNISLIGGSERMRGYFEGRFRDRHGMVQQAEYRFRIHRNLGMVAFVHAGQVASSLKDFSKNQFRYGAGIGFRYRLTPDGLNIRLDIAVGDQRAFYFGLNEVI
- a CDS encoding phytoene desaturase family protein, with translation MSKKNVVVIGSGFAGLSAATHLAHNGYQVTLLEKNTTPGGRARKFESEGFVFDMGPSWYWMPDVFESYFANFGKKPSDYYTLKRLDPSYTVVFGENDFLDIPADLNEFRTMLERIEPGVGPKLDEFLKQAAYKYEVGIKDLVYRPSRSLLEFASPALLADMLRMDIFQSMSKHVRKFFKEDKIIRLMEFPVLFLGETADNIPALYSLMNYADIALGTWYPDGGMHKIIEGMVALAEEKGVVFQYDAEVVSLEVTNGVTTGVLTKNGKKYAADVVVAGADYHHIDQHVLAPEYRNYDAKYWDKRVMAPGSLLFYLGVNKKLKNLRHHNLFFDEPLGPHADAIYTNPRWPEKPLFYASVPSISDATVAPEGMENLFLLVPLAPDLDDSEEMREKYYDIIMDRLEKLTGQNVRDHVIYKRSYAHKDFKSDYHAFKGNAYGLANTLFQTAILKPSLKNKKIRNLYYTGQLTVPGPGVPPSLISGHVVSKEVMKENKL
- a CDS encoding TatD family hydrolase; its protein translation is MKRLLDFHTHQSPNPTRLYNLDTPHPLDYPFSVGIHPWKLDESWAKQLDELTPLLEHPRVFALGEIGFDRLKGPATEIQQAAFQTQADLAKYHKLLIILHCVKGFHLLQAYLKRNPDSAPIIWHGWNLKIELAQSLLTYPVYFSFGKHLLLEKSHAQQWLQKCPKDKIFFETDDSDLSIESIYAQASVLLGCSIEQLSALTHSNWKKISNKQWYE
- a CDS encoding TonB-dependent receptor, producing MKRSFTILICLLMSLSVFAQQGAEIRGRVFNPVNNEGIPFANVIILGTDYGAVTDIDGNYVLSNIEPGLYNIRASFVGYRSQTQFEIQVTRARAVQLNFELREEASDLTEVTVNADFTRSDETPISVRRLNTNEIERYPGGNRDISRVIQSLPGVASTAAFRNDIIIRGGAPNENKFFIDDIEVPVINHFATQGSSGGPVGILNVNLIKNVDVITGGFPADRMNSLSSFFNFELKEGRSDKMFTQMTIGASEFTVSNEGPIGEKTTYLISARRSYLQFLFRAIGLPFLPDFYDFQVKTVTKINDKTELTFLGVGAIDLFSLNFDEPRNETVEERENRLFLLDNLPISTQWNYATGLRLKRFRENGFWTFVLSRNMLNNRSFKYAGNDESMRENLLFDYLSQESENKFRAENSIFKGSLTLKYGVNYEFSRFTISNFDRQTLAPIGQVIDVSSKSLFHSYGAFVSASKNYLNERLLISGGVRIDGSDFGQTAQNPLNQISPRISVSYQLKPNLFWTSNAGIYYQRPPYTALGFRNNEGVLINQENNIQFIRSSQLITGIEKVIPEKSRRFSMEAFYKHYNNYPSSVLNGIALANLGADFGVIGNEEVRSDAEGRAYGLEFLAQQRFFNNFYGIGSLTLVRSEFTNPNTEGFIPSAWDNRFIVSLTAGKRFGKNWEIGARWRFLGGTPYTPIDVETSSLIEVWDLRGLPVLDFSQINALRLRSFHQLDLRIDKRYFFDKWNLNWYFDIQNAYNFLAEQPPLLIPTRNTDGSLQVNPNDPTRYNMRLVDNPAGTILPTVGLIVEF
- a CDS encoding RNA polymerase sigma factor, encoding MTTLEFSYSLNKLSSSLKPFALKLTRDTDDANDLLQDTMVKAFTNKDKFTEGTNLKAWLYTIMKNTFITNYQRMVRRGTFVDTTDNLHYLNSGDTLVENNAYGDFTMDDIYSAIEKLDDVYKVPFMMHYKGFKYHEIAEKLNIPIGTVKNRIHIARKLLKEDLHVYQHKN
- a CDS encoding phytoene/squalene synthase family protein, whose protein sequence is MDAKKLYDDTTFECSKLITQRYSTSFTLGIKTLDKKFHLPIYAIYGFVRYADEIVDTFHDQDKKSLLADFKKDTYESIAKGISLNPVLHAFQLIVNQYQIDLDLIEAFLKSMEMDLDFKTYNDSKYNEYIYGSAEVVGLMCLKVFVEGDQSEYLRLREPACKLGAAFQKVNFLRDIKSDYEERGRVYFPGVDFMSFDKSAKVLIEEDIQKDFDEALIGINQLPKGAKLGVKVAYLYYQKLFDKIKGLPAETITHERIRIPNTKKISLLIGTYFGMKLGFS
- a CDS encoding 4-hydroxy-3-methylbut-2-enyl diphosphate reductase yields the protein MMNLRVYIDQHSGFCFGVVYAIEMAEEILEEQGYLYCLGDIVHNDEEVNRLTNKGLRIIDHDQLRNLRDEKVLIRAHGEPPSTYELAIHNNLTLIDASCPVVLKLQNRIKNSYDKDETIYIYGKHGHAEVIGLLGQTSNNAVVFQDISELDLDALPKNLTLYSQTTKSTDKFYEINQILREKGITVNTNDTICRQVSNRDKELRDFADKFDKIVFVSGTKSSNGKVLYNVCKDKNPNTYFVSNSDQVDKAWFNENDTVGICGATSTPMWLMEEVKNRLQTF